Proteins from one Syntrophus gentianae genomic window:
- the ilvD gene encoding dihydroxy-acid dehydratase, which produces MRSDIMKKGLEKAPHRSLFKAMGYTDEEIQRPLIGVVNAANEIIPGHIHLDRIVEDVKAGIRLAGGTPVEFPAIGICDGIAMGHLGMKYSLASRELIADSTEAMVMAHPFDGLVLVPNCDKIIPGMLMAALRLNIPSIFISGGPMLAGRHEGRAVDLISVFEGVGAVKAGKMTEEELNALEDCACPGCGSCSGMYTANSMNCVTEALGLGLPGNGTIPAVFAARRRLAKEAGIKIMELVAKNIRPRDIATLNAFKNALAVDMALGCSTNTVLHIPAIAHEAGITLDLDLFNNISAKTPNLCHLSPAGPHHIEELDAAGGIQAVMKVIRERGVIDETALTVSGKTVGENLAKARVLNEDVIRPLDRAYRQEGGIAILRGNLAPDGAVVKQSGVLPEMMVNEGSARVFDSEDEAIAAILGGKIVAGDIVVIRYEGPKGGPGMREMLSPTSAIAGMGLDSSVSLLTDGRFSGGTRGAAIGHISPEAAEGGPISLVKEGDRIAINIPERTLILKVDEGELNRRKQEWQPKPQPALTGYLARYARLVTSASTGAIFKD; this is translated from the coding sequence ATGCGCAGTGATATCATGAAAAAGGGTCTGGAAAAGGCGCCGCACCGGTCCCTCTTCAAGGCCATGGGATATACCGACGAAGAGATTCAACGCCCCCTCATCGGCGTCGTCAATGCCGCCAATGAAATCATCCCCGGTCATATCCATCTGGACCGGATCGTGGAAGATGTCAAAGCGGGCATTCGCCTGGCCGGCGGAACCCCCGTCGAGTTTCCCGCCATCGGGATCTGCGACGGCATCGCCATGGGCCATCTGGGGATGAAATATTCCCTGGCGAGCCGGGAACTGATCGCCGATTCCACGGAAGCCATGGTCATGGCCCATCCCTTCGACGGCCTCGTCCTCGTGCCCAACTGCGACAAGATCATTCCCGGAATGCTGATGGCCGCCCTGCGCCTCAATATCCCGTCCATCTTCATCAGCGGCGGCCCCATGCTGGCCGGACGCCATGAAGGCAGGGCCGTGGACCTCATCAGCGTCTTTGAAGGGGTCGGCGCGGTCAAGGCGGGTAAAATGACGGAAGAGGAGCTCAACGCCCTGGAAGATTGCGCCTGTCCGGGCTGCGGTTCCTGCTCGGGCATGTACACGGCCAACTCCATGAACTGTGTCACGGAGGCCCTCGGGCTGGGGTTGCCGGGCAACGGGACGATCCCCGCGGTTTTTGCCGCCCGGCGGCGTCTGGCTAAAGAGGCGGGGATCAAGATCATGGAACTGGTCGCAAAAAACATCCGCCCCCGGGACATCGCCACGCTCAATGCCTTTAAGAATGCCCTCGCCGTGGACATGGCCCTGGGCTGCTCCACCAACACCGTGCTCCACATCCCCGCCATTGCCCATGAAGCCGGCATTACCCTGGATCTCGACCTCTTCAACAATATCAGCGCCAAAACGCCGAATCTGTGCCACCTCAGCCCGGCCGGTCCCCATCATATCGAGGAACTGGACGCCGCAGGCGGGATTCAGGCCGTCATGAAGGTCATCCGGGAGCGGGGCGTGATCGACGAGACGGCCCTGACGGTATCGGGAAAGACGGTCGGGGAGAATCTGGCAAAGGCCCGCGTCCTCAATGAAGATGTGATTCGCCCGCTGGACCGCGCCTATCGCCAGGAAGGTGGCATCGCCATTCTCCGGGGCAACCTCGCCCCCGACGGCGCCGTGGTCAAGCAGTCCGGAGTCCTGCCGGAAATGATGGTCAACGAGGGTTCCGCCCGGGTCTTTGATTCCGAGGACGAGGCGATTGCCGCGATCCTGGGAGGCAAAATTGTAGCCGGAGATATTGTCGTCATTCGCTATGAAGGTCCAAAGGGTGGTCCGGGGATGCGGGAAATGCTGAGTCCCACCTCGGCCATCGCCGGCATGGGTCTGGACAGCTCCGTTTCCCTGCTGACCGACGGCCGCTTCAGTGGCGGCACCCGCGGTGCAGCGATCGGACATATTTCCCCGGAAGCAGCGGAAGGCGGTCCCATTTCCCTGGTCAAGGAAGGAGACCGCATCGCCATCAACATCCCGGAAAGGACTCTGATCCTGAAGGTCGACGAGGGAGAACTGAACCGAAGGAAGCAGGAATGGCAGCCGAAACCGCAGCCGGCCCTGACCGGCTATCTGGCCCGCTATGCCCGCCTCGTCACTTCCGCCAGCACGGGGGCCATTTTCAAGGATTAA
- a CDS encoding DegQ family serine endoprotease: MKKESKNRNTFIMFLLAFLIAFFVVSVVEVLRSSFAPVTPDVQVASAVPSTDNTRMPGSFADLVDRLKPAVVNIRTTQTVRSGANPFSSPFGNQGSPFERYFWGDEFFERFFGDAPQREFKKKSLGSGFIISSDGYIFTNNHVVEKADKILVKLSNGSEYEAKIIGRDAKTDIALIKIKPSGSLNAVEIGDSDKLRVGEWVLAIGNPFGLEQTVTAGIVSAKGRVIGAGPYDDFIQTDASINPGNSGGPLFNMEGKVVGINTAIVAQGQGIGFAIPVSMAKNILSDLKTKGKVSRGWLGISVQDITEDIARTMKQKDRQGALVAEVFKGDPAYNAGMKPGDVIVEINGKKVNNSHDLLMMIAGFHVGDRIDLKFLRDNRLMKANVLVAERTDRTELAARNGTSRDNYGMAVHDITPEIAQYLGLSSRTGVVVTDVREGSPADDVGIQPQDVILQVNRAKIASKKDYLKEVSRKEAKQNLLLLVKRGQSTFFVALRQ, translated from the coding sequence ATGAAAAAGGAAAGTAAGAACAGAAATACGTTCATCATGTTTCTGTTAGCTTTTCTCATTGCATTTTTTGTCGTATCCGTGGTGGAGGTGCTGCGTTCCTCCTTTGCCCCGGTGACGCCCGATGTCCAGGTCGCATCGGCGGTCCCCTCGACGGACAATACGCGAATGCCCGGTTCCTTTGCCGATCTTGTCGATCGATTAAAACCCGCGGTGGTGAACATAAGAACGACCCAGACCGTACGCTCCGGAGCGAATCCCTTTTCTTCACCCTTCGGCAATCAAGGGTCGCCCTTCGAACGGTATTTCTGGGGGGATGAATTTTTCGAACGGTTTTTCGGCGATGCTCCCCAGCGCGAGTTCAAGAAGAAGAGTCTGGGGTCCGGTTTTATCATCAGTTCCGATGGGTACATCTTTACGAATAATCATGTCGTGGAAAAAGCCGATAAGATTCTGGTGAAACTCTCCAACGGCAGCGAATATGAGGCGAAAATTATCGGCAGGGATGCCAAGACGGACATCGCCCTGATCAAGATAAAGCCTTCAGGCAGTCTGAACGCCGTTGAAATAGGCGATTCCGATAAACTCCGCGTGGGAGAATGGGTCCTGGCGATCGGCAATCCTTTCGGGCTGGAACAGACCGTTACCGCGGGGATCGTAAGCGCCAAGGGACGGGTCATCGGCGCAGGCCCTTATGATGATTTCATCCAGACGGATGCGTCGATCAATCCCGGAAACAGCGGTGGTCCCCTGTTCAACATGGAAGGGAAAGTCGTTGGAATCAATACCGCCATTGTCGCCCAGGGGCAGGGGATCGGATTTGCAATCCCTGTCAGCATGGCCAAGAACATCCTCTCCGATCTCAAGACGAAGGGGAAGGTTTCACGGGGCTGGCTGGGCATTTCCGTCCAAGACATTACGGAAGATATCGCCAGAACGATGAAGCAGAAAGACCGGCAGGGCGCCCTGGTGGCCGAAGTTTTCAAAGGCGATCCGGCGTATAACGCGGGGATGAAACCCGGGGATGTCATCGTTGAAATCAACGGCAAGAAAGTCAACAACTCACACGATCTGCTGATGATGATTGCCGGCTTTCACGTAGGGGACCGTATCGATCTCAAGTTTCTGCGGGACAATCGGCTGATGAAGGCCAATGTCCTGGTTGCGGAGCGGACGGACCGGACCGAACTGGCAGCCAGGAATGGTACCTCCCGGGATAATTACGGCATGGCGGTCCATGACATTACGCCGGAAATCGCTCAGTATCTGGGGTTGTCCAGCCGCACGGGCGTGGTTGTAACCGACGTTCGCGAGGGAAGTCCGGCTGACGATGTGGGGATTCAGCCCCAGGATGTGATCCTGCAGGTCAATCGCGCAAAGATTGCTTCAAAAAAAGACTATCTGAAAGAAGTATCCCGGAAGGAGGCAAAACAGAATCTCCTCCTTTTGGTGAAAAGAGGGCAATCCACCTTTTTTGTCGCCCTGCGGCAATAG
- a CDS encoding endonuclease III domain-containing protein, with product MTEASALSVIYDKLNSHFGDLHWWPAETAFEVIVGAILTQNTAWQNVERALDNLRAASLLEPKSLYEADSRVLEDLIRPAGYFRIKTSRVKNFLSFLDSHYGLDLGKMFSEDLWQLRGKMLAVNGIGKETADSILLYAGSQPIFVIDAYTKRIFSRHGMVASDISYDALQEYVMRSLPQDVPLYNQYHALIVNAGKRYCRTVPRCEECPLKSVGCCE from the coding sequence ATGACCGAAGCTTCCGCACTGTCTGTCATTTATGACAAGCTCAACAGCCACTTTGGAGATCTCCACTGGTGGCCCGCCGAAACGGCTTTTGAGGTGATCGTAGGCGCGATCCTCACTCAGAACACCGCCTGGCAGAATGTGGAACGCGCCTTGGACAATCTGAGGGCGGCATCTTTGCTGGAGCCTAAATCGCTCTATGAAGCGGATTCCCGGGTTTTAGAGGATCTGATCCGCCCGGCGGGTTACTTTCGGATTAAAACCTCCCGCGTCAAGAATTTCCTATCTTTTCTGGATTCCCATTATGGATTGGATCTGGGAAAAATGTTTTCCGAGGACTTATGGCAACTCCGCGGGAAGATGCTTGCCGTCAACGGAATCGGGAAGGAAACGGCGGACAGCATCCTTCTTTACGCCGGCAGTCAACCCATCTTTGTGATCGATGCCTATACGAAAAGAATTTTCTCCCGGCACGGGATGGTTGCGTCAGACATCTCCTACGATGCCCTGCAGGAATACGTGATGAGATCCCTTCCGCAAGACGTCCCCCTGTATAACCAGTATCACGCCCTGATTGTGAATGCGGGCAAACGATACTGCCGGACGGTTCCCCGCTGCGAAGAATGCCCCTTGAAGTCCGTGGGCTGTTGCGAATAA
- a CDS encoding lysophospholipid acyltransferase family protein has protein sequence MFKNISLFAINSGLVRWLYYLIRFYFLFCRVSVTNDAPLLQRLSRHEPLIVSIWHQRILTILPYSPRFAPYSPSVMISRSRDGELVAQLFSCMNFRPIRGSSSRGGKGALSSLVQDLQGHAAAIHVVDGPRGPRGIIKPGLITLGQASGAPVFPISASASRAWILKSWDRCLVPKPFSTIHISWGAPIFIPPDLDPENFERMRLEVQNRMLLLQQEQDARLGWENLFE, from the coding sequence GTGTTCAAGAACATCTCCCTTTTTGCGATAAATTCCGGCCTTGTTCGCTGGCTTTATTACCTCATCCGCTTCTATTTCCTCTTCTGCCGGGTTAGCGTCACGAATGACGCCCCTCTGCTCCAACGGCTCTCCCGTCACGAGCCGCTGATCGTCTCCATCTGGCATCAACGGATTTTAACGATCCTGCCCTATTCCCCGCGCTTTGCGCCTTATTCGCCCTCGGTGATGATCAGCCGGAGCCGGGACGGCGAACTGGTGGCCCAGCTTTTTTCCTGCATGAATTTCCGCCCGATTCGCGGCTCGAGCTCCCGCGGGGGGAAAGGGGCGCTTTCTTCCCTGGTCCAGGATCTTCAGGGCCATGCTGCGGCAATCCATGTCGTGGATGGTCCGCGCGGACCACGGGGGATCATAAAGCCAGGGCTCATCACCCTAGGGCAGGCCTCCGGCGCACCTGTCTTCCCCATCTCCGCCTCCGCCAGCCGTGCGTGGATTCTCAAGAGTTGGGACCGCTGCCTGGTCCCCAAACCCTTCAGCACCATCCATATTTCCTGGGGCGCTCCGATCTTCATCCCCCCTGATCTCGATCCGGAGAACTTTGAACGGATGCGCCTGGAAGTCCAGAATCGGATGCTTCTCCTCCAGCAGGAACAGGACGCTCGTTTAGGCTGGGAGAATTTGTTCGAATGA
- the buk gene encoding butyrate kinase, translating into MFRTLLINPGSTSSEVSIFEDDHEVKSARMIHPVTELRKYPKILDQFSYRIAAIRDQLRQWNIQKGDLAAVVGRSFINRRESGTYMVNQKMVDDVKVILSRVEHAAGLGCMLAREIADEQGIPAFVAHCAAQSLDPMAKVSGIPAIERRAVYHVLNIEGIVRLAARDMNKKIDSLNLIIAHLEGGMSIAAVAGGKLMDVSNAFEEGPFTTERSGALPVVSLVELCFSGQHTREQILKMIRGEGGMVAYLGTNKIGEIEKRVQEGDEEAGFYLEAMCYQISKEIAAMASVLKGKVNAVVLTGKILESAHAVNWIDERCGFIAPVKRYPEQEALAFAQAALKVLRSEEKARIYE; encoded by the coding sequence ATGTTCAGAACATTGTTGATCAATCCAGGATCCACCAGCAGCGAGGTGTCCATCTTTGAAGACGATCATGAGGTTAAAAGCGCCCGGATGATCCATCCCGTAACAGAATTGCGGAAGTATCCAAAGATCCTGGATCAATTTTCCTATCGCATCGCCGCCATCAGGGACCAGCTCCGGCAGTGGAATATTCAGAAAGGGGATTTAGCGGCAGTTGTCGGGAGAAGCTTCATAAACCGCAGGGAAAGCGGCACCTACATGGTCAATCAAAAAATGGTCGATGACGTTAAAGTCATTCTGTCGCGGGTAGAACATGCGGCGGGCTTGGGCTGCATGCTTGCCCGGGAAATAGCCGATGAACAGGGAATCCCTGCTTTTGTCGCGCATTGTGCCGCTCAATCTCTCGATCCCATGGCGAAGGTGTCCGGCATTCCCGCGATTGAAAGGCGTGCCGTCTACCATGTACTGAACATCGAAGGGATTGTAAGACTCGCCGCCAGAGACATGAATAAAAAAATAGACAGCCTAAATCTCATCATTGCCCACCTGGAAGGTGGCATGTCCATTGCGGCCGTCGCCGGCGGTAAACTTATGGATGTGAGCAACGCCTTCGAGGAAGGACCCTTCACCACGGAGCGGAGTGGCGCCCTGCCTGTCGTGTCGCTGGTGGAGCTGTGCTTTTCCGGTCAGCATACCCGTGAGCAGATCCTGAAAATGATTCGAGGTGAAGGGGGGATGGTCGCCTATCTCGGGACCAACAAAATCGGTGAAATTGAAAAACGGGTCCAGGAGGGCGATGAAGAAGCCGGATTTTACCTGGAGGCGATGTGCTATCAGATCTCTAAAGAGATTGCCGCCATGGCGTCTGTTCTGAAAGGCAAGGTGAATGCGGTTGTATTGACGGGAAAGATATTGGAATCCGCCCATGCCGTTAACTGGATAGACGAGAGATGCGGGTTTATCGCGCCGGTGAAAAGGTATCCGGAGCAGGAAGCATTGGCCTTCGCCCAGGCTGCCTTGAAGGTGTTGAGGAGTGAGGAGAAAGCGCGGATTTATGAGTGA
- a CDS encoding Crp/Fnr family transcriptional regulator: MELKIKTIADSSAALRGKSLSKAICEVECLWPKLKKGQRDGKTLGGKVQRTRIEDIIKNIPFFAYLNEKEISEFKEQIIEKQFMKNQLVIHDGEISKYFYIIFSGKVKVIQLSAEGKERTLAIHKEGEFFGEIGMLDGGTTPATVIALEKAQIGLITKAVFNRYLFNSNEALKEIVIMLCGVLRDSWSMMKLMSFADAERKVKAVLNLMATKLGVSVPDGMLIDMKISHSDIANFASLTRETATRVINRLEKAKEIEITAKFILLKPAFYKNIDHL, translated from the coding sequence ATGGAATTGAAAATAAAAACGATTGCGGATTCTTCCGCTGCACTGCGCGGTAAATCTTTGTCAAAAGCAATTTGCGAAGTCGAGTGTCTCTGGCCAAAGCTGAAGAAAGGGCAAAGGGATGGGAAGACTTTGGGAGGAAAGGTGCAACGGACAAGAATAGAAGATATCATTAAAAATATACCTTTTTTCGCCTATCTGAACGAAAAGGAGATTTCCGAATTTAAAGAGCAGATCATTGAAAAGCAGTTCATGAAAAATCAGCTGGTCATTCATGATGGGGAAATATCGAAGTATTTTTATATTATTTTTTCAGGAAAGGTAAAAGTCATTCAGCTGAGTGCTGAAGGAAAAGAAAGAACGCTAGCCATTCATAAAGAGGGAGAATTCTTTGGCGAAATCGGAATGCTGGATGGTGGGACTACTCCTGCCACAGTGATCGCTTTGGAGAAGGCTCAGATCGGACTAATTACAAAAGCGGTATTTAACCGCTATCTATTCAACTCAAACGAAGCTCTCAAGGAAATCGTAATTATGCTTTGTGGCGTGTTGAGAGACTCTTGGTCTATGATGAAACTCATGAGTTTTGCAGATGCAGAGCGCAAAGTCAAAGCTGTGCTGAATTTAATGGCGACAAAGCTTGGTGTTTCCGTTCCGGACGGTATGCTCATTGATATGAAGATCTCTCACAGCGACATCGCAAACTTCGCATCTTTGACGCGGGAAACGGCCACTCGTGTAATCAACCGCCTTGAGAAGGCGAAGGAAATCGAGATCACTGCTAAATTTATTCTACTCAAGCCTGCCTTTTACAAAAACATTGATCATTTGTGA
- a CDS encoding amidohydrolase family protein: protein MAQRTVDAHNHYYPKVYLDYLCSKGSTAPMYAQHDGGTHYRVWQNGVCTAHIDRPGHYDLEARIKDLDAAGLDTQVLTVTIPGPEVLQAEDGVYWAKKCNDELKEAMDKYPGRFFFMATLPYQAVDAACEELERCYKMGCRGIQMFSNFNGEPVYLEKFHPIYEIANKYELPFLVHPAYPLTADVMTKMKIPFQLWGYTLDTSMAVMSLIFQGVFEKYPKLTLVHGHLGGTVPYFVRRIQDSYKGYAKEWGIELKESPDITYKTRVYPDTTSFYLPAMKCCLEWVGPGQMGIGTDYAHRVGDPEGAIKAVKDLGSQAGLNQDEIDMILGKNFEKIFKLPPLK from the coding sequence ATGGCACAGAGAACAGTAGATGCACACAACCATTATTATCCGAAAGTGTACTTGGACTATTTATGTTCCAAGGGTTCAACCGCTCCGATGTATGCCCAGCATGATGGGGGCACACATTACCGCGTGTGGCAGAACGGCGTATGCACTGCCCACATCGACAGACCAGGTCACTATGATCTCGAAGCGAGAATAAAAGATCTCGACGCAGCAGGTCTTGATACTCAGGTGCTCACCGTTACAATTCCAGGCCCCGAGGTTCTGCAGGCCGAGGATGGTGTGTACTGGGCGAAGAAGTGCAACGACGAATTGAAAGAGGCGATGGATAAGTATCCCGGCCGGTTCTTCTTCATGGCAACGCTTCCGTATCAGGCTGTTGATGCGGCCTGCGAAGAGCTGGAGAGATGCTACAAGATGGGCTGCCGCGGTATCCAGATGTTCTCGAATTTCAATGGAGAGCCTGTCTATCTGGAGAAGTTCCATCCGATTTATGAAATTGCGAACAAGTATGAGCTGCCCTTCCTGGTCCACCCGGCTTACCCGCTGACGGCAGACGTTATGACGAAGATGAAGATCCCCTTCCAGCTTTGGGGCTACACGCTCGACACAAGCATGGCCGTCATGAGCCTTATTTTCCAGGGCGTGTTCGAGAAATATCCGAAGCTGACCCTCGTTCACGGTCACCTCGGCGGTACGGTACCTTACTTCGTGCGCAGAATCCAGGATTCCTACAAGGGTTACGCAAAGGAATGGGGCATTGAGTTGAAGGAGTCACCCGACATCACGTACAAGACGAGAGTCTATCCCGACACTACATCCTTCTACCTGCCGGCGATGAAGTGCTGCCTGGAATGGGTGGGACCTGGCCAGATGGGTATTGGTACGGACTACGCTCACCGTGTTGGCGATCCGGAAGGTGCGATCAAAGCCGTTAAGGACTTGGGTAGCCAGGCTGGTTTGAATCAGGATGAGATCGACATGATTCTTGGAAAGAACTTCGAAAAGATATTCAAACTTCCGCCTCTGAAGTAA
- the cas1c gene encoding type I-C CRISPR-associated endonuclease Cas1c yields MEEHLNTLFITTQGAYLSKEEEAVIVKVAGKVRHRVSVNNLEGIVCFGNVDCSPYLMGFCAQKNVFIIFLSEHGRFLARVQGPTSKNDLLRREQYLRTDDPKFSTDMARCIISGKIINYCNVLKRALRDNRDKINAERVWQVVSHLGRCLLSVEQEKSLDNLRKTEGYATHRYFSVFNELILMQKENFPFEERTRRPPLDPVNCLLSFAYSLLDHDIRSALESVGLDPTAGFLHRDQPGRPGLAMDLMEEFRPFIVDRLVLSLINSLRVHVKGFHKSDTGAVLMDDETRRTLLVAYQDEKLKELLHLFLDEKISIKLLFHVQAMLLSRYLCGDLDRYQPFIYR; encoded by the coding sequence ATGGAAGAACATCTTAATACACTTTTTATAACGACTCAGGGTGCTTATCTTTCAAAAGAAGAAGAAGCTGTTATCGTTAAAGTAGCAGGAAAAGTTCGTCATCGTGTTTCCGTTAATAATCTTGAAGGAATCGTCTGTTTCGGAAATGTTGATTGCAGCCCTTATCTAATGGGATTCTGCGCTCAAAAAAATGTCTTTATAATTTTTTTGTCAGAGCATGGCCGTTTTTTGGCCAGGGTTCAGGGACCTACTTCCAAAAATGATCTGTTGCGTCGCGAACAATATCTGCGAACTGATGATCCTAAATTCTCAACAGATATGGCAAGATGCATCATTTCCGGTAAGATTATCAATTATTGCAATGTGTTAAAGAGGGCATTAAGAGATAATCGGGACAAAATCAATGCCGAGAGAGTGTGGCAGGTGGTGTCTCATCTGGGACGGTGCTTGCTTTCAGTAGAGCAGGAAAAATCACTGGATAACCTGAGGAAGACTGAAGGATATGCTACACATCGATATTTTAGTGTTTTCAATGAGCTGATCTTGATGCAGAAGGAAAATTTCCCATTTGAAGAACGAACCCGCCGGCCTCCACTGGATCCAGTGAACTGCCTTCTTTCCTTTGCCTATTCATTGTTGGATCACGATATCCGCTCAGCCCTTGAGTCGGTTGGTTTGGATCCTACGGCTGGTTTCCTGCATCGAGATCAACCTGGAAGACCAGGTCTTGCCATGGACCTCATGGAAGAATTCCGTCCTTTTATCGTGGATAGGCTGGTGCTTTCTCTTATCAATTCCCTGAGAGTACATGTAAAAGGCTTCCACAAATCCGATACTGGGGCGGTTCTGATGGATGACGAGACACGCCGAACCCTGCTTGTGGCCTACCAGGATGAGAAACTGAAAGAATTGCTTCATCTTTTTCTAGATGAGAAGATTTCCATTAAGTTGTTATTCCATGTTCAGGCAATGCTCCTTTCAAGATACTTATGTGGTGATTTGGATCGATATCAACCGTTCATTTATAGGTGA
- the tnpA gene encoding IS66 family insertion sequence element accessory protein TnpA, whose amino-acid sequence MEDQAASGLNITTFCREKQINRHQFHAWRRRLWEQEPCTGGFLELIPGSAVETGSGIHIHPDKNFTIEVDRGFDPFTLRAVVETLRSLSPCSV is encoded by the coding sequence ATCGAAGACCAGGCAGCAAGTGGCTTGAACATCACCACATTTTGCCGTGAAAAGCAGATCAATCGGCATCAGTTTCATGCCTGGCGCCGCCGACTCTGGGAACAAGAACCTTGCACAGGAGGTTTTCTGGAACTGATTCCCGGCAGTGCGGTCGAAACCGGCTCCGGTATCCACATTCACCCCGACAAGAATTTCACCATCGAGGTTGATAGGGGATTCGATCCCTTCACCCTCCGCGCCGTCGTTGAAACGCTTCGGAGCCTCTCCCCGTGCTCGGTCTGA
- the tnpB gene encoding IS66 family insertion sequence element accessory protein TnpB (TnpB, as the term is used for proteins encoded by IS66 family insertion elements, is considered an accessory protein, since TnpC, encoded by a neighboring gene, is a DDE family transposase.), translating to MLGLTAATHIYLYRGRCDMRKSFDGLCGIIRSELGADPLSGSLFVFVNRRRSMVKLLYWDRDGLALWYKRLERGCFILPERWTEDGLIERRDLTMLLEGIVPKKVGKRYKIGI from the coding sequence GTGCTCGGTCTGACGGCGGCGACCCACATCTATCTGTATCGCGGCCGCTGCGACATGCGCAAATCTTTCGATGGCCTCTGCGGCATCATCCGATCCGAACTGGGGGCCGATCCCCTGTCTGGATCTCTGTTCGTCTTCGTGAACCGCCGCCGCAGCATGGTCAAACTCCTTTACTGGGACCGGGATGGACTGGCTCTCTGGTACAAACGCCTGGAACGAGGCTGCTTCATCCTCCCGGAGCGGTGGACCGAAGACGGCCTGATCGAGCGTCGGGATCTGACCATGCTGCTGGAAGGAATCGTGCCGAAAAAAGTGGGGAAAAGATACAAAATAGGCATATAA